Proteins encoded in a region of the Hypanus sabinus isolate sHypSab1 chromosome 12, sHypSab1.hap1, whole genome shotgun sequence genome:
- the LOC132403245 gene encoding histone H3 yields MARTKQTARKSTGGKAPRKQLATKAARKSAPATGGVKKPHRYRPGTVALREIRRYQKSTELLIRKLPFQRLVREIAQDFKTDLRFQSSAVMALQEASEAYLVGLFEDTNLCAIHAKRVTIMPKDIQLARRIRGERA; encoded by the coding sequence ATGGCCCGGACCAAGCAAACGGCGCGCAAATCGACCGGAGGGAAAGCTCCCCGCAAACAACTGGCCACCAAAGCGGCGCGGAAAAGCGCTCCGGCCACGGGCGGAGTGAAGAAGCCCCATCGCTACCGGCCCGGCACCGTAGCTCTGAGGGAGATCCGGCGCTACCAGAAATCCACCGAGCTGCTCATCCGCAAACTGCCCTTCCAGCGCCTGGTGCGGGAGATCGCTCAGGACTTCAAGACCGACCTGCGCTTCCAGAGCTCGGCCGTCATGGCCCTGCAGGAGGCCAGTGAAGCTTACCTGGTGGGGCTCTTCGAGGACACCAACCTGTGCGCCATCCACGCCAAGCGAGTCACCATCATGCCCAAGGACATCCAGCTGGCCCGCCGCATCCGTGGGGAGCGCGCCTGA